Proteins from one Dromiciops gliroides isolate mDroGli1 chromosome 6, mDroGli1.pri, whole genome shotgun sequence genomic window:
- the IL2 gene encoding interleukin-2, with amino-acid sequence MNKVLLLSCIALTLVLVANGAPLPPPTTLLQYLLPDLKEVQNKLKDVAKRMEKYELYIPSNASSIADLQCFTKELKPVAEALKYESKGATDIQNVINNINVTINSLTGSETTQCHYVTKINMEGFFEELITFCQRLIQVAQ; translated from the exons ATGAACAAGGTGCTGCTCTTGTCCTGTATTGCACTAACTCTTGTTCTGGTTGCCAATGGGGCACCGTTGCCTCCTCCTACCACTTTGCTGCAGTACTTACTACCTGATTTAAAGGAGGTTCAAAATAAACTCAAG GATGTAGCAAAGAGGATGGAGAAGTATGAACTTTACATCCCAAGTAAT GCCAGCAGCATTGCAGATCTTCAGTGTTTCACTAAGGAATTGAAGCCCGTGGCTGAGGCATTGAAATATGAATCAAAAGGAGCTACAGATATTCAGAATGTTATCAACAACATTAATGTGACTATTAACAGCTTAACG ggaTCAGAAACAACACAGTGTCACTATGTCACCAAGATTAATATGGAAGGGTTTTTTGAAGAATTGATTACCTTCTGCCAAAGACTCATCCAAGTTGCTCAATGA